In a genomic window of Gloeocapsopsis dulcis:
- a CDS encoding NAD-dependent epimerase/dehydratase family protein, with the protein MKILVTGASGCIGHYISEALIQETNHELYLLVRNPQKLQVDTNCRPGIHVLQGDMQNIRTFASLLQKIDTAVLTATAWGGADTYDINVVKTQELLSLLSPECQQVIYFSTASILDNNGNLLPQAGEIGTDYIRSKYDCHHQLSQRAIASKTTILFPTLVIGGDANKPYSHLTSGLPEVTKWVDLIRFFQADGSFHFIHGRDIAQVVRYLVDHPRSENQSRSLVLGQAPLTVNQAVEEVCAYFNKKIYFRIPLTLALANAIIALFRIQMATWDRFCLDYRHFIYRNAVNPATFGLPNYCATLSDVLKISGIPPRKNL; encoded by the coding sequence GTGAAGATTCTAGTTACAGGTGCGAGTGGGTGCATTGGTCATTACATTAGTGAGGCGTTGATTCAAGAAACCAATCACGAGTTGTACTTACTTGTTAGGAATCCACAAAAATTGCAAGTCGATACAAACTGTCGCCCTGGAATTCATGTGTTGCAGGGCGATATGCAGAACATTCGTACCTTTGCTAGCTTACTGCAAAAGATTGATACTGCGGTTCTCACGGCAACAGCTTGGGGTGGTGCAGACACCTACGATATTAATGTAGTTAAAACCCAAGAGTTACTAAGTTTATTGTCTCCAGAATGCCAACAAGTCATCTATTTTTCTACTGCAAGCATTCTCGACAATAACGGTAACTTACTTCCACAAGCAGGCGAAATCGGCACTGACTATATTCGTTCTAAATATGACTGTCATCATCAATTAAGTCAACGGGCAATCGCATCTAAAACCACGATTCTTTTTCCAACATTAGTGATTGGAGGCGACGCCAACAAACCGTATTCGCACCTTACTAGTGGTTTACCCGAAGTCACAAAATGGGTAGATTTAATTCGCTTTTTCCAAGCCGATGGCAGTTTTCACTTTATTCATGGACGCGATATTGCCCAAGTCGTGCGATATTTAGTTGACCATCCGCGTAGTGAAAATCAATCACGTTCGCTTGTATTAGGTCAAGCACCTTTAACAGTTAACCAAGCTGTAGAAGAAGTTTGTGCGTATTTCAACAAAAAGATTTATTTTCGTATTCCCTTAACTTTAGCGTTAGCCAACGCGATTATTGCTTTATTTCGCATTCAGATGGCAACTTGGGATCGCTTTTGTTTAGACTACCGCCATTTCATTTATCGTAATGCCGTAAATCCAGCAACATTCGGTCTACCAAATTACTGCGCAACCCTCAGCGACGTTTTAAAAATCAGCGGTATTCCTCCCCGCAAAAACCTTTAA
- the hemE gene encoding uroporphyrinogen decarboxylase, which yields MTVATQVPYLLRAAYGETLDRPPVWMMRQAGRYMKAYRELREKYPSFRERSEIPEVAIEVSLQPWRAFQPDGVILFSDIVTPLPGLGVDMDIAEGKGPIIASPIRTQAQVDQLRPLEPEESLPFIKTILQALRQEVGNKAAVLGFVGAPWTLAAYMVEGKGSKTYSKIKGMAFSDPTVLHQLLTKLADAIATYVRYQIDCGAQVVQMFDSWAGELSPQDYETFALPYQQRVFQQVKQTHPDTPLILLVSGSAGLLERMAQSGADMISVDWTVDMADARARLGNMKVQGNLDPGVLFGSQEFIRDRIYDTVRKAGNQGHILNLGHGVLPETPEENVAFFFETAKNLSIRG from the coding sequence ATGACCGTTGCTACCCAAGTTCCTTATCTATTAAGAGCAGCATATGGTGAAACGTTAGACCGTCCGCCAGTGTGGATGATGCGGCAAGCAGGTCGCTATATGAAAGCTTATCGGGAACTACGGGAAAAATATCCTTCGTTTCGCGAACGTTCCGAAATTCCTGAAGTTGCGATTGAAGTCTCCCTACAACCCTGGAGGGCGTTTCAACCTGATGGAGTAATTTTGTTTTCCGATATTGTGACACCTTTACCTGGCTTGGGCGTAGACATGGATATCGCCGAAGGGAAAGGTCCGATTATTGCCTCGCCAATTCGTACCCAAGCACAAGTCGATCAGTTGCGTCCCCTTGAACCTGAAGAATCATTACCGTTTATCAAAACAATCTTGCAAGCGTTACGCCAAGAAGTTGGTAATAAAGCTGCCGTTTTAGGTTTTGTGGGTGCGCCGTGGACACTCGCCGCGTATATGGTAGAAGGCAAAGGTTCCAAAACCTACTCCAAAATTAAAGGAATGGCATTTTCCGATCCTACAGTTTTGCATCAACTATTGACAAAATTAGCTGATGCGATCGCCACTTACGTACGCTATCAAATTGATTGTGGGGCGCAAGTTGTTCAAATGTTTGATTCGTGGGCGGGAGAACTCAGTCCGCAAGACTACGAAACCTTCGCTTTACCGTATCAACAGCGTGTCTTCCAACAAGTCAAGCAAACCCATCCTGATACACCCTTAATTTTATTAGTCAGTGGTAGTGCAGGTTTACTGGAGCGAATGGCACAATCCGGTGCAGATATGATCTCTGTAGACTGGACTGTTGATATGGCAGATGCTAGGGCACGACTCGGCAATATGAAAGTGCAGGGCAATCTTGACCCTGGTGTGTTATTTGGTTCTCAAGAATTCATTCGCGATCGCATTTACGATACAGTGCGCAAAGCGGGAAACCAAGGACATATTCTCAATCTTGGTCATGGTGTCTTACCCGAAACACCTGAAGAAAACGTCGCCTTCTTTTTTGAGACTGCTAAAAATCTCAGCATTAGGGGTTAA
- a CDS encoding S66 peptidase family protein, with product MKTCQLPPPLKPGDLLRVIAPSGALREVEAFYQGVEIWRKRSYRVEISADIDNRWGYLAGKDRDRRTQLLNAWKDSECRGILCARGGYGSVRILEERSGDFIFNSALPPKWLIGFSDITALLWSLSTVGVSGIHAPVLTTLAKEPDWSIQRLFDLVESYKMTPLLGTGWGGGSASGILLPANLTVATHLLGTPIQPDLDGVILALEDVTEAPYRIDRLLTQWRLSGAFTKVRGIALGRFSRCEPPPNIPSLTIEEVLRDRLSDLGIPIVSNLPFGHDGANAALPVGVPVQLDGDNGILSFETPKFGSL from the coding sequence ATGAAAACTTGCCAATTACCACCTCCACTAAAACCAGGCGACTTACTACGGGTTATTGCACCTAGTGGGGCATTAAGAGAAGTAGAAGCATTTTATCAAGGAGTAGAAATTTGGCGAAAGCGTAGCTACCGTGTAGAAATCAGTGCTGATATCGATAACCGCTGGGGTTACTTAGCAGGAAAAGATCGCGATCGCCGTACTCAACTACTCAACGCTTGGAAAGATTCTGAATGTCGCGGTATTCTCTGCGCCAGAGGTGGTTATGGTAGTGTCAGAATTTTAGAGGAGAGGTCAGGGGACTTTATTTTCAATTCCGCGCTTCCTCCCAAGTGGTTGATTGGGTTTTCAGATATTACTGCATTACTATGGAGTTTAAGTACAGTTGGTGTTTCTGGTATTCATGCACCCGTACTCACTACCTTAGCTAAAGAACCCGATTGGTCGATTCAGAGGTTATTCGATTTAGTTGAAAGCTACAAAATGACTCCGCTTTTAGGTACAGGCTGGGGAGGTGGTAGCGCGAGTGGTATTTTGTTACCAGCGAATCTCACCGTTGCCACGCACTTACTCGGAACACCAATACAACCAGACCTAGACGGCGTAATTCTTGCCCTAGAAGACGTGACAGAAGCACCTTACCGCATTGATCGCCTACTGACACAATGGCGCTTGAGTGGTGCATTCACAAAAGTGCGCGGTATTGCCCTAGGGCGGTTTAGCCGCTGCGAACCACCACCGAATATTCCCAGCTTAACCATTGAGGAAGTATTACGTGACCGCCTCAGCGATTTAGGTATTCCCATTGTTTCCAATCTTCCTTTCGGTCATGATGGTGCTAACGCCGCCCTACCCGTAGGAGTTCCAGTTCAATTAGATGGAGACAATGGCATCTTAAGCTTCGAGACACCGAAATTCGGTTCACTTTAA
- a CDS encoding sulfite exporter TauE/SafE family protein, with the protein MHDTSQVFILCLFSFCAGFIDSIVGGGGLIQLPALLIVLPNTDLPLLLGTNKLASIAGTSVAAIRFSLHLKLHSSIIIVAAIAAFLFSFIGASTVSIINPNILRPLILVLLTIVAIYTFLKKDFGSQHLFYTARAKQIILAAIIGCVIGFYDGFLGPGTGSFLIFAFIGVIGFDFLRASASAKVVNFCTNLAALFYFIPTNNVIYSFALPMAVCNVFGAIIGTKLAILKGNNFIRSLFLIIVCILVCILIIKLTHDIVFG; encoded by the coding sequence ATGCATGATACTTCTCAAGTATTTATTTTATGTTTGTTTTCTTTTTGTGCTGGATTTATTGATTCCATTGTCGGTGGAGGAGGTTTAATTCAGCTGCCTGCACTTTTAATTGTCTTACCTAATACAGATTTACCATTATTATTAGGAACAAATAAACTTGCTTCAATTGCTGGGACATCCGTAGCAGCAATTCGTTTTTCTCTGCATTTAAAGTTGCATTCCTCAATCATTATTGTGGCAGCGATCGCTGCTTTTCTTTTCTCTTTTATTGGTGCCAGCACTGTTAGCATTATCAATCCTAATATTTTACGCCCTTTAATTCTTGTATTATTGACTATTGTTGCTATTTACACTTTTCTTAAAAAAGATTTCGGCTCGCAACACTTATTTTATACAGCGCGCGCAAAACAAATCATCCTTGCCGCAATTATTGGATGTGTAATTGGTTTTTATGATGGCTTTCTTGGACCAGGAACTGGCAGTTTTTTAATTTTTGCCTTTATCGGAGTTATTGGTTTTGATTTCTTAAGAGCTTCTGCCTCAGCTAAAGTTGTAAATTTTTGTACAAATTTAGCTGCCTTATTCTATTTCATTCCTACTAATAATGTTATTTACTCCTTTGCTTTGCCGATGGCTGTGTGTAATGTTTTTGGAGCTATTATTGGAACTAAATTAGCCATACTCAAGGGAAATAATTTTATTCGCAGTTTATTTTTAATAATAGTATGTATCTTAGTATGTATCTTAATCATAAAGCTCACTCATGATATAGTTTTTGGTTAA
- a CDS encoding phosphoketolase family protein, with amino-acid sequence MVEATLGKATPLAAEELHKIHAYWRAANYLSVGQIYLLDNPLLREPLKLEHVKPRLLGHWGTTPGLNFIYVHLNRAIKAQDLNMIYIAGPGHGGPGLVANTYLEGTYSEFYPNIAQDVEGMKQLFKQFSFPGGIPSHVAPETPGSIHEGGELGYALVHGYGAVFDNPDLIVACVVGDGEAETGALATSWHSNKFLNPIHDGAVLPILHLNGYKIANPTVLARLSREELESLFVGYGYKPYFVEGSDPETMHQLMAETLDRVIAEIKSIQREARVHHNSHRPQWPMIVLRSPKGWTGPKEVDGKKTEDYWRSHQVPLANMARQPDHVRLLEEWMKSYKPEELFDENGTFVAELAELAPTGDRRMGANPHANGGLLLKDLRMPDFRDYAVEITKAGTTIAEATRVAGRFLRDVMRLNADTRNFRIMGPDETASNRIDAVLEATDRMWNAEILPEDEHISPDGRVMEVLSENMCQGWLEGYLLTGRHGFFSCYEAFIHIIDSMFNQHAKWLKTTRHIPWRRPIASLNYLLTSHVWRQDHNGFSHQDPGFIDHVLNKKAEIVRVYLPPDANTLLSVTDHCLRSRHYVNVIIAGKQPALQYLDMDAAIKHCTKGIGIWEWASNDRGSEPDVVMACAGDVPTLETLAAVDLLRENFPELKVRVVNVVDLMTLQPETEHSHGLSDKDFDSIFTTDKPIIFAFHGYPWLIHRLTYRRTNHKNLHVRGYKEEGTTTTPFDMVVLNDLDRFHLAIDVIERIPKIYYTAAYVKQMLYDKLIDHKHYINKYGEDMPEILNWKWRYYGSDGDQTPLQHSGTDTNPSQEGAEGTATRG; translated from the coding sequence ATGGTAGAAGCAACCTTAGGAAAAGCAACACCACTCGCTGCGGAAGAATTACATAAGATCCATGCGTATTGGCGTGCAGCAAATTATCTTTCCGTCGGGCAAATCTATCTGTTAGACAATCCGTTGCTGCGCGAACCGTTGAAGTTGGAACACGTTAAGCCGAGATTGTTGGGTCATTGGGGAACAACTCCAGGCTTAAATTTCATTTATGTGCATCTTAATCGTGCGATCAAAGCCCAAGATCTCAACATGATTTACATTGCAGGTCCTGGTCATGGTGGTCCTGGATTAGTTGCTAATACATACTTAGAAGGAACCTACAGCGAGTTTTATCCCAACATTGCCCAGGATGTTGAAGGGATGAAACAGCTATTCAAACAATTCTCGTTTCCTGGTGGTATTCCTAGTCATGTCGCCCCAGAAACCCCTGGTTCAATTCATGAAGGAGGCGAATTAGGGTATGCATTAGTTCACGGTTATGGGGCTGTATTTGATAATCCTGATTTGATTGTTGCCTGCGTTGTTGGTGATGGTGAAGCAGAGACTGGGGCATTAGCTACAAGTTGGCACTCAAATAAGTTTCTCAATCCGATCCATGACGGGGCAGTGTTGCCCATTTTACATCTCAATGGCTACAAGATCGCGAACCCCACAGTACTGGCGCGGTTAAGTCGAGAAGAATTAGAAAGTTTGTTTGTTGGGTATGGCTACAAGCCTTACTTTGTGGAGGGATCTGATCCTGAGACGATGCATCAACTCATGGCAGAAACGCTAGACCGCGTCATTGCCGAAATTAAATCGATTCAGCGCGAAGCCAGAGTACATCACAATTCTCATCGTCCCCAATGGCCAATGATTGTCCTGCGATCGCCCAAGGGCTGGACAGGACCAAAAGAAGTTGATGGTAAGAAAACTGAAGACTACTGGCGATCGCACCAAGTTCCCTTGGCAAACATGGCTCGTCAGCCAGATCACGTCAGGCTTCTGGAAGAGTGGATGAAAAGCTACAAGCCAGAAGAATTATTTGATGAAAACGGCACATTTGTTGCAGAACTTGCAGAACTTGCACCAACAGGCGATCGCCGTATGGGGGCTAACCCTCATGCAAATGGCGGGTTGCTACTTAAAGATCTGCGCATGCCTGATTTTCGAGATTATGCAGTTGAAATCACTAAAGCTGGAACAACGATTGCTGAAGCGACCCGAGTTGCTGGACGCTTTTTGCGTGATGTGATGCGACTTAATGCAGATACTCGTAATTTCCGCATTATGGGACCTGATGAAACAGCATCAAATCGAATTGATGCTGTCCTAGAAGCTACAGACCGCATGTGGAATGCAGAAATTTTGCCAGAAGATGAGCATATTTCTCCTGATGGTCGCGTCATGGAAGTCTTAAGCGAAAATATGTGTCAAGGTTGGCTCGAAGGCTATCTGCTTACTGGTCGTCACGGCTTCTTCTCTTGCTACGAAGCATTTATTCACATCATCGACTCGATGTTTAATCAACACGCCAAATGGTTAAAAACAACTCGTCATATCCCCTGGCGTAGACCTATAGCTTCACTCAATTACTTGCTGACTTCTCATGTCTGGCGACAAGACCACAACGGATTCTCCCACCAAGATCCAGGGTTTATCGACCATGTGCTCAATAAAAAAGCTGAAATTGTTCGGGTTTACTTACCCCCTGATGCAAACACACTGCTGTCAGTCACAGATCACTGCTTGCGTAGTCGCCATTACGTCAATGTGATTATTGCTGGTAAACAACCAGCACTGCAGTATCTTGATATGGATGCAGCGATTAAACACTGCACAAAAGGTATTGGTATTTGGGAATGGGCGAGTAACGATCGCGGTAGCGAACCTGATGTCGTTATGGCTTGTGCTGGTGATGTTCCTACACTCGAAACCCTAGCTGCAGTTGACTTGTTGCGAGAAAACTTCCCTGAACTTAAAGTTCGCGTTGTGAATGTGGTCGATTTGATGACATTGCAGCCAGAGACGGAACATTCTCATGGTTTAAGCGATAAAGATTTCGACAGTATTTTCACCACAGATAAACCGATTATCTTTGCCTTTCATGGCTATCCTTGGTTAATTCACCGTTTAACCTATCGCCGAACGAATCATAAAAACTTGCACGTACGAGGTTACAAGGAAGAAGGAACAACTACCACACCGTTTGATATGGTTGTCCTCAACGATCTCGACCGCTTCCACCTGGCAATCGATGTGATTGAGCGCATACCCAAGATATACTACACCGCAGCTTACGTTAAACAAATGCTCTACGACAAATTAATTGACCACAAGCATTACATCAATAAGTACGGTGAGGATATGCCAGAAATTCTTAACTGGAAATGGCGGTACTACGGTTCTGATGGCGATCAAACACCGTTGCAACATAGTGGTACTGATACTAATCCATCACAAGAAGGCGCAGAAGGGACAGCAACACGAGGTTAA
- a CDS encoding glycogen/starch/alpha-glucan phosphorylase has product MQTVPNHQVDNLQIEDDRTGLSVECLKRAFLDNLFYVQGKFPKIATKNDYYMALAYTVRDRLLQRWINTAVIYTDRASRTVSYLSAEFLMGPHLGNNLVNLGIYDQVKQAVSELGLDLEDLLEQEEEPGLGNGGLGRLAACYLDSMATLEIPSLGYGIRYEFGIFDQDIRDGWQVEITDKWLHCGNPWEIARPEWAIYVRLGGHTEAYTDERGRYRVRWIPFQVIKGVPHDTPLLGYKTNTANTLRLWTAEAPESFDFAAFNSGDYLGAVQEKMVSENLSKVLYPNDDSSQGKRLRLAQQIFFVSCSLQDMIRIVFGQNVPLEKFHEKFVVQLNDTHPAIAVAELMRLLIDEHDMGWDQAWSITQKSLAYTNHTLLPEALERWPISLFGELLPRHLEIIYEINYHFLEEVKAKFPADSDRLRRMSLIDESGEKYVRMAHLACVGSHSINGVAALHTKLLQQDVLRDFYQMYPEKFNNKTNGVTPRRFIVLSNPRLTNLISSKIGDNWVKNLKDLKHLEAFVDDPEFCSQWRSIKSAIKQDLVAYIQKQNGITVNPDSIFDIQAKRFHEYKRQHLNALHIITLYNRIKANPDIDITPRTFIFGGKAAPGYYMAKLIIKLINSIGDVVNNDPDVRDRLKVVFLKNYSVKFAQRVYPAADLSEQISMAGKEASGTGNMKFALNGALTIGTLDGANVEIREEVGEENFFIFGLTAPEVYALKARGYRPLDYYHSNRELKAVIDRIASGHFSHGDTKLFKPLLDSLLYRDEYLLFADYQAYIDCQDYVSQVYRDRDRWTRMSILNVARMGKFSSDRSIHDYCQDIWNIQSVPIELGECIQAKENMQPISL; this is encoded by the coding sequence ATGCAAACTGTGCCGAATCATCAGGTAGACAACCTACAGATAGAAGACGACCGGACAGGATTAAGTGTTGAATGCCTAAAGCGAGCCTTTTTAGATAATTTGTTCTACGTTCAAGGCAAGTTTCCTAAAATTGCGACAAAAAATGATTACTATATGGCATTGGCGTATACAGTACGCGATCGCTTGCTGCAGCGTTGGATTAATACTGCGGTAATTTATACCGACAGGGCTTCACGTACAGTGTCCTACCTTTCGGCTGAGTTCCTCATGGGACCCCATCTTGGTAATAACCTAGTAAATTTAGGAATTTATGACCAAGTAAAGCAAGCTGTTAGTGAATTAGGACTAGACTTAGAAGATTTACTCGAACAAGAAGAAGAACCAGGACTTGGTAATGGTGGCTTGGGACGCTTAGCTGCTTGCTATCTCGATTCGATGGCAACTCTAGAGATTCCCTCATTAGGGTATGGTATTCGCTACGAATTCGGTATCTTTGACCAAGATATCCGCGATGGCTGGCAAGTTGAAATTACCGATAAATGGTTACACTGTGGTAATCCTTGGGAAATCGCGCGTCCTGAGTGGGCAATATACGTCAGACTAGGCGGACATACCGAAGCGTACACCGATGAACGCGGACGCTATCGAGTCCGATGGATTCCTTTCCAAGTCATCAAAGGTGTTCCGCACGATACCCCACTTCTTGGCTATAAAACGAATACCGCAAATACTTTGCGCCTCTGGACAGCCGAAGCCCCAGAATCGTTTGACTTTGCTGCTTTTAACTCTGGCGACTACTTGGGTGCAGTACAAGAGAAGATGGTTTCTGAAAACCTCTCGAAGGTACTTTATCCCAATGACGACTCTTCACAAGGCAAGCGCCTGCGTTTAGCACAGCAAATCTTCTTTGTGTCTTGTTCGCTGCAAGACATGATTCGCATTGTCTTTGGCCAAAATGTACCGTTAGAGAAGTTTCACGAGAAGTTTGTTGTTCAACTCAATGATACTCATCCGGCGATCGCTGTTGCTGAGTTGATGCGACTACTGATTGATGAACATGACATGGGCTGGGATCAAGCATGGAGTATTACCCAAAAATCGCTTGCCTATACCAACCATACATTATTACCAGAAGCGCTCGAACGCTGGCCTATTAGCTTGTTTGGGGAATTGCTGCCAAGGCACTTAGAAATTATCTATGAAATCAACTATCACTTTTTAGAAGAAGTTAAAGCCAAGTTTCCTGCAGATAGCGATCGCTTGCGCCGGATGTCGTTAATCGACGAATCAGGAGAGAAATATGTACGCATGGCACATTTAGCGTGTGTTGGTAGCCATTCAATTAATGGTGTGGCGGCTTTACACACCAAACTGTTGCAACAGGATGTGTTGCGCGACTTTTATCAAATGTACCCTGAGAAGTTCAACAACAAAACCAACGGCGTCACTCCCCGACGGTTTATAGTGTTGAGTAATCCACGACTGACCAACTTAATTTCCAGCAAAATTGGTGATAATTGGGTTAAAAACCTAAAAGATCTCAAGCATTTAGAAGCGTTTGTAGACGATCCTGAGTTTTGTAGTCAGTGGAGATCGATCAAGTCTGCCATCAAGCAAGATTTAGTGGCATATATCCAAAAGCAAAATGGCATCACTGTCAATCCAGACTCGATTTTCGATATCCAAGCAAAACGCTTCCACGAATATAAGCGCCAGCATCTCAATGCACTGCATATCATCACGCTGTATAACCGAATCAAAGCCAATCCTGATATCGACATTACGCCACGTACATTTATCTTTGGTGGTAAAGCCGCCCCTGGCTACTACATGGCAAAGTTGATTATTAAATTAATCAACTCGATTGGCGATGTTGTCAACAACGATCCCGATGTGCGCGATCGCCTCAAAGTTGTCTTTCTAAAAAACTACAGCGTTAAATTTGCCCAGCGCGTTTATCCGGCTGCGGATTTATCTGAACAAATTTCGATGGCAGGTAAAGAAGCTTCGGGTACAGGTAACATGAAATTTGCCTTGAACGGAGCGCTAACAATTGGTACGCTTGATGGAGCAAATGTGGAAATCCGCGAAGAAGTTGGCGAAGAAAACTTCTTTATCTTTGGACTCACTGCCCCTGAAGTTTACGCACTCAAAGCAAGAGGCTACCGTCCGCTAGATTACTACCACAGCAATCGCGAACTCAAAGCTGTGATTGATCGCATTGCTTCAGGTCACTTTTCACATGGCGACACTAAGCTGTTCAAACCCTTGTTAGATTCACTATTGTATCGCGACGAATACTTACTATTTGCCGACTATCAAGCCTATATTGATTGTCAGGATTATGTCAGTCAAGTGTACCGCGATCGCGATCGGTGGACGCGGATGTCCATCTTGAACGTAGCACGGATGGGTAAGTTCTCCTCTGATCGTTCGATCCACGATTATTGTCAGGACATTTGGAATATCCAGTCTGTACCAATTGAATTAGGTGAATGTATCCAAGCAAAGGAGAATATGCAACCGATTAGCCTCTGA
- a CDS encoding glycosyltransferase family 4 protein: MLKLLFISTSVGPLGTGLGGGVELSLYNIAQEMRRRGHEVQIVAPNDSYFESLPDIVQISGELQTIAQSQERSDPIVMPGDSVLANMWEYVRQVQAEYDLIVNFAYDWLPFYLTPFFNCPIAHFVSMGSLYEAMDRIVKQIADRFPGTIGFYTASQAKTFALDYECPCLGSGIDLSLYEFCAQPQTCLAWLGRIASEKGLEDAVAAAKITQIPLKIMGKMQDETYWRQICAAYPDAPIQYLGFLSTLEMQQQVRQCQSLLMTPRWVEAFGNVAIEALACGVPVISYRRGGPAEIVQDGKTGFLVEPDSVMGLVNAIARLDEIDRYTCRQQAETEFSLTALGDRFEKWFRDILN, translated from the coding sequence TTGCTAAAACTATTATTTATTTCTACTTCGGTTGGACCACTAGGCACTGGACTGGGTGGCGGAGTGGAATTAAGTTTATACAATATTGCCCAAGAAATGCGGCGACGCGGACATGAAGTGCAAATTGTCGCGCCAAATGATTCTTATTTTGAATCATTACCTGATATTGTGCAGATTTCTGGCGAGTTACAAACTATTGCCCAAAGTCAGGAACGTAGCGATCCAATTGTCATGCCTGGTGACTCGGTATTGGCAAATATGTGGGAGTATGTACGGCAAGTACAAGCTGAGTATGACTTAATTGTAAATTTTGCTTACGATTGGTTGCCTTTTTACCTCACACCGTTTTTCAACTGTCCAATCGCCCACTTTGTCAGTATGGGATCGCTTTATGAGGCGATGGATCGCATTGTCAAACAAATAGCAGATCGCTTTCCTGGTACGATTGGCTTTTACACCGCATCGCAAGCAAAAACTTTTGCGCTTGATTACGAGTGCCCGTGCTTGGGAAGTGGTATTGATTTATCACTATATGAATTTTGCGCTCAACCACAAACATGCTTAGCATGGTTAGGCAGAATTGCCTCAGAAAAGGGTTTAGAAGATGCTGTAGCTGCGGCGAAAATTACGCAAATTCCCTTAAAGATTATGGGAAAAATGCAGGATGAAACCTACTGGAGACAAATTTGTGCAGCTTATCCTGATGCGCCCATTCAATACTTAGGCTTTCTCTCAACGTTAGAAATGCAGCAGCAAGTTCGTCAATGTCAGTCATTATTAATGACTCCGCGTTGGGTAGAAGCTTTTGGGAATGTTGCGATTGAAGCGCTAGCGTGTGGCGTACCTGTGATATCTTACCGTCGGGGTGGTCCAGCAGAAATTGTGCAAGATGGCAAAACGGGGTTTTTGGTAGAACCTGATAGTGTCATGGGGTTAGTAAATGCGATCGCCCGCCTGGATGAAATTGACCGTTACACTTGTCGTCAACAAGCCGAAACAGAATTTTCTTTAACAGCATTAGGCGATCGCTTTGAAAAGTGGTTTCGAGATATTTTGAACTAG
- a CDS encoding DMT family transporter, protein MQIKLTESRLPFAPLLLIAPFFLWGTAMVAMKGVIPHTTPLFMAGVRLVPAGILVLAVGAILMRKPQPQSWQAWLWISIFAFVDGTLFQGFLAEGLVRTGAGLGSVMIDSQPIAVALLSCWLFGERIGLWGWLGLCIGIVGISLIGLPDEWFLGTASHINLTFTSLFESGEWLMLLAALSMAVGTVIIRYVSRYADPVVATGWHMILGGLPLFALSSGVESQQWVNIDLSGWMALTYSAIFGSAIAYGLFFYFASSRNLTSLSSLTFLTPVFALLFGNLLLAEVLSPLQWIGVGLTLISIYLINQREVLGIGGKISATTQDVEASTIPVSLSIQDSESDLLH, encoded by the coding sequence ATGCAAATCAAACTAACTGAATCTCGACTTCCCTTCGCACCACTTTTATTAATTGCACCATTTTTCTTGTGGGGAACTGCAATGGTGGCAATGAAAGGAGTTATCCCCCATACGACACCGCTGTTTATGGCAGGAGTGCGCTTAGTGCCTGCAGGAATTTTAGTTTTGGCAGTAGGTGCGATTTTGATGCGTAAACCGCAGCCGCAGAGTTGGCAAGCATGGTTGTGGATTAGCATTTTTGCCTTTGTAGATGGCACGCTGTTTCAAGGTTTCCTTGCTGAAGGGTTGGTGCGAACTGGTGCGGGTTTGGGTTCAGTGATGATTGATTCGCAGCCCATTGCAGTGGCATTGCTATCATGTTGGCTGTTCGGGGAAAGAATCGGGTTGTGGGGCTGGCTAGGGTTATGTATTGGTATTGTAGGAATCAGTTTGATTGGTTTACCAGATGAATGGTTTTTAGGTACAGCAAGTCATATTAATCTAACTTTTACTTCCTTATTTGAAAGTGGCGAGTGGTTAATGCTACTAGCTGCGCTTTCAATGGCAGTGGGAACGGTGATTATTCGCTATGTCAGTCGCTATGCTGATCCAGTCGTTGCAACTGGATGGCACATGATTTTAGGAGGATTGCCGTTATTCGCATTAAGTAGTGGAGTAGAGTCGCAGCAGTGGGTAAATATTGATTTATCTGGCTGGATGGCACTAACGTACTCTGCAATTTTTGGTAGTGCGATCGCTTATGGTTTATTCTTTTACTTCGCCTCTAGCAGAAACCTCACCAGCCTGAGTTCGTTGACTTTTCTGACTCCCGTCTTTGCCTTATTGTTTGGCAATCTCCTACTGGCTGAAGTTCTTAGTCCTTTACAATGGATAGGTGTTGGCTTGACTTTAATTAGCATTTACCTGATTAATCAGCGGGAAGTTTTGGGAATTGGTGGTAAAATTTCTGCGACCACACAAGATGTAGAAGCGAGTACAATACCTGTTTCTTTATCGATTCAAGATTCAGAGTCTGATTTATTACATTAA